A window from Citrus sinensis cultivar Valencia sweet orange chromosome 5, DVS_A1.0, whole genome shotgun sequence encodes these proteins:
- the LOC102615677 gene encoding BAHD acyltransferase BIA1-like, with amino-acid sequence MERALEVQVLARESIKPAYPTPQHLRNFKLSLMDQINFPVYVSTIFLYKADNNVRAEQMSQRLKSSLSKTLTKFYPFAGRVKDDFSIECNDEGAEYVEALANGFLFEYLQKPDQNLLRDFHPFNYAESPVASNGCPMLRIQATFFKCGGLAITICTCHKLIDGVSLGIFVNSWTTTARTDNKEVVPRFVASTIFPASESFVPLPLHISPVQANRFVFDTKKIDQLRAKVSSASVPRPSRVEALTALIWKCARAASRSNLGYSRPSLSVHAMNVRAVAETPLPDNSVGNSVAYLTAQASEKEAETLQDLVCSFRKAKADFSRNGLKNLLENKSIFDIPQSIKAKFEKDEIDFYTFSSIVNFPYYEVADFGWGKPVHVTLPNYVLSNLIIIMDTNDGKGIEVLVTLSPEDMAFFERDQELLAFAAINPPVLDVSIRKNESPLLISSL; translated from the coding sequence ATGGAAAGGGCACTAGAAGTGCAAGTACTGGCCAGAGAGAGCATCAAACCAGCTTACCCAACTCCTCAACACTTGAGAAATTTTAAACTCTCCCTCATGGACCAGATCAATTTTCCGGTCTACGTGAGCACCATTTTTCTGTACAAAGCAGACAATAATGTGAGAGCTGAGCAAATGTCGCAACGTCTCAAGTCATCCCTATCAAAAACTCTCACAAAATTCTACCCCTTTGCTGGGAGGGTCAAAGACGATTTCTCAATTGAATGTAACGACGAAGGGGCTGAGTATGTTGAAGCTCTTGCAAACGGCTTTTTGTTTGAATACCTACAAAAGCCTGATCAGAATTTATTACGGGATTTTCACCCGTTTAACTACGCAGAATCTCCAGTAGCAAGCAACGGGTGTCCAATGCTGCGCATACAAGCAACTTTTTTCAAGTGCGGGGGACTGGCAATCACTATTTGCACTTGTCACAAGCTCATTGATGGAGTCTCGTTAGGTATATTTGTTAACAGCTGGACCACCACAGCTCGTACAGATAATAAGGAAGTGGTTCCTAGATTTGTTGCATCAACGATTTTTCCGGCAAGTGAATCCTTTGTGCCCTTACCTTTACATATTTCACCAGTCCAAGCAAACAGGTTTGTATTtgatacaaagaaaattgaccAACTCAGGGCTAAAGTTTCAAGTGCAAGCGTGCCTAGACCATCACGCGTCGAGGCACTGACTGCACTTATTTGGAAGTGTGCAAGGGCGGCGTCAAGATCAAACCTCGGGTATTCAAGACCTTCTTTGTCAGTCCACGCGATGAACGTGCGTGCCGTGGCGGAGACACCCTTGCCTGACAACTCTGTGGGCAACTCTGTCGCGTATCTGACGGCGCAGGCGAGTGAAAAGGAAGCTGAAACATTACAAGACTTGGTTTGTTCATTTAGGAAAGCAAAGGCAGATTTTAGCCGGAACGGTCTCAAAAATTTGCTAGAAAACAAGAGTATATTCGATATTCCACAGTCAATTAAAGCCAAGTTTGAAAAAGACGAGATCGATTTCTACACTTTCTCCAGCATTGTTAACTTTCCATATTATGAAGTAGCAGATTTTGGATGGGGAAAGCCAGTGCACGTGACTTTACCAAATTATGTGCTATCAAACTTGATTATTATAATGGACACAAACGATGGTAAGGGAATAGAAGTATTGGTGACTCTGAGCCCCGAAGACATGGCCTTCTTTGAACGTGACCAAGAACTGCTTGCATTTGCTGCTATTAATCCACCAGTACTCGATGTAAGTATAAGAAAGAATGAGTCACCTCTTTTGATTTCTtcactttga